A window of the Citrus sinensis cultivar Valencia sweet orange chromosome 9, DVS_A1.0, whole genome shotgun sequence genome harbors these coding sequences:
- the LOC102624346 gene encoding cyclic nucleotide-gated ion channel 4: MASTEQEISRAARVQYYTTTDDDSDDKEEEEEEMVDEEEQEEEEGEVEERCKNGRRRDMFSGICGRRRRSNWSFGQVLDPRAKWVQEWNRVFLLVCATGLFVDPLFFYALSISETCMCLFVDGWFAITVTALRCMTDLLHVWNMWLQLKMTKAAYGVGGAAAAADDEDKRPRSGPHSRSVALRYMKAKKGFFFDLFVILPLPQIVLWVVIPALLERGSITLVMTVFLIMFLFQYLPKIYHSVCLLRRMQNLSGYIFGTVWWGIVLNMIAYFVASHAAGACWYLLGIQRSAKCLREQCREMNGCDLRLLSCKEPIYYGTTDMVRDRARLAWAENKQARSTCIESSNNYDYGAYKWTVQLVTNVSRLEKILFPIFWGLMTLSTFGNLESTTEWLEVVFNIIVLTSGLLLVTMLIGNIKVFLHATTSKKQAMQLKMRNIEWWMRKRQLPQGFRQRVRNYERQRWAAMRGVDECEMISNLPEGLRRDIKYHLCLDLVRQVPLFQHMDDLVLENICDRVKSLIFTKGEVITKEGDPVQRMLFVVRGHLQSSQILHNNIKSCCMLGPGNFSGDELLSWCLRRPFIERLPPSSSTLITLETTEAFGLEAEDVKYVTQHFRYTFVKEKVKRSARYYSPGWRTWAAVAIQLAWRRYKHRLTLTSLSFIRPRRPLSRCSSLGEDRLRLYTALLTSPKPNQDDFDF, encoded by the exons ATGGCCAGTACGGAGCAAGAAATCTCACGTGCGGCACGCGTGCAATATTATACAACAACAGACGATGACTCGGAcgataaagaagaagaagaagaagaaatggtTGACGAGGAAGAacaagaggaagaagaaggagaagtgGAAGAAAGATGTAAAAATGGGAGGAGAAGGGACATGTTTAGTGGGATTTGTGGGAGAAGGAGAAGGTCAAATTGGTCATTTGGACAAGTGCTGGACCCGAGAGCCAAATGGGTTCAAGAATGGAATAGGGTTTTCCTCTTGGTATGCGCCACTGGCCTCTTCGTCGATCCTCTCTTCTTCTACGCCCTCTCCATAAGCGAAACGTGCATGTGCCTCTTCGTCGACGGCTGGTTCGCCATCACCGTCACCGCCCTCCGGTGCATGACCGACCTCCTGCACGTGTGGAACATGTGGCTTCAGCTCAAGATGACCAAGGCTGCCTACGGCGTTGGTGGTGCAGCCGCAGCCGCTGATGATGAAGATAAGAGGCCCAGAAGTGGGCCCCACTCTCGCTCGGTGGCTCTTCGTTACATGAAGGCCAAGAAGGGTTTCTTCTTCGATCTCTTTGTCATCCTTCCTCTACCTCAG ATAGTACTATGGGTTGTGATTCCGGCCCTACTGGAGAGGGGATCAATAACGCTGGTGATGACGGTGTTCTTGATCATGTTCCTCTTCCAATACCTCCCCAAGATTTACCACTCAGTCTGCCTGTTGCGGCGTATGCAAAATCTTTCGGGCTACATCTTTGGAACCGTTTGGTGGGGGATTGTCCTCAACATGATCGCATATTTTGTTGCATCCCAC GCAGCAGGGGCTTGTTGGTATTTGCTGGGAATTCAGAGGTCAGCAAAATGCCTAAGAGAGCAATGCAGAGAAATGAATGGTTGTGATTTGAGATTGTTGTCATGCAAAGAGCCTATTTATTATGGAACAACAGATATGGTGAGAGATAGAGCAAGGCTGGCATGGGCTGAAAACAAGCAAGCAAGATCAACATGCATTGAGAGTTCCAATAATTACGACTATGGTGCTTATAAATGGACTGTTCAACTTGTTACAAACGTCAGTCGTTTGGAGAAGATACTCTTTCCCATCTTTTGGGGCTTGATGACTCTCAG CACTTTTGGGAATCTGGAGAGCACAACAGAATGGCTAGAAGTAGTTTTCAACATCATCGTTTTAACAAGTGGGCTCCTTCTAGTCACCATGTTGATTGGAAATATAAAG GTGTTCTTGCATGCAACAACATCAAAGAAGCAAGCAATGCAATTGAAGATGAGGAACATAGAATGGTGGATGAGGAAAAGGCAATTGCCTCAAGGGTTCAGGCAGCGGGTTCGCAACTACGAGCGGCAGCGATGGGCGGCAATGCGCGGTGTTGATGAGTGTGAGATGATCAGTAACCTCCCTGAGGGCTTAAGAAGGGACATCAAGTATCATCTCTGCTTGGACTTAGTAAGACAG GTACCATTGTTCCAACATATGGATGATTTGGTTTTGGAGAATATTTGTGATCGAGTGAAGTCTCTCATATTTACAAAGGGTGAAGTG ATAACAAAAGAGGGTGACCCAGTACAAAGAATGCTATTTGTAGTAAGAGGGCATCTTCAAAGCAGCCAAATTCTCCACAACAACATCAAAAGTTGCTGCATGTTGGGCCCTGGAAACTTCAGTGGCGATGAGCTTCTATCCTGGTGCCTTCGGAGACCCTTCATCGAAAGGCTACCGCCATCTTCATCTACTTTAATAACCCTGGAAACAACAGAGGCATTTGGCCTGGAAGCCGAAGATGTGAAATATGTGACACAACATTTCAGGTACACGTTTGTTAAGGAGAAAGTGAAGAGAAGTGCCAGGTACTATTCTCCAGGATGGAGAACTTGGGCAGCTGTGGCTATTCAGCTTGCTTGGAGAAGGTACAAGCACCGGTTGACACTCACTTCGCTGTCGTTTATACGTCCGAGAAGGCCTTTGTCCCGGTGTTCGTCGTTGGGGGAGGACAGGCTCAGGCTTTATACGGCTTTGTTAACTTCTCCGAAACCTAACCaagatgattttgatttctGA